In Mercenaria mercenaria strain notata chromosome 13, MADL_Memer_1, whole genome shotgun sequence, the DNA window gacagtggacaagtgtgtgaagttccaatccattcccattagtctgtactgagataccagcttacacacaaaaaccttaaccaaaaatttctaagttcgaaaaaggggcaaaattttgtaaaattgcgaagtagagttatggaccctgtaCATTACATGTCAGaacatgacagtgaacaagtatgtgaagtttcaatccattcccataagtgggaactgagataccagcttacatacaaatactGAACCAAATATTgccaagtcaaaaaggggcataattttgtaaaaaagcaaaacagagttatgaaacctgtgcataTAAGTCAGTTCTTCACAGTGAATAAGGTGTGTGAAGTTAGATACCAGcttcaaaacaaaaacttaaccaaatcgggacactgGTGtagacaccgacgccgacgaaTGGATAAGTCCCATTATAGCAgtaacttttctttgaatagtcgagctaaaaattatgctGCGTTTCATTCATCAAAGTAACTGATTAACTGGATGTCATGCAGAAATCTGACATCATGATTCACGTATTATAGCTCTGATACCAGTCTGCGTCTCAACCGTTGTTTGTTGCAAAACATACATAAATGGACCATCTTTGTTAAACTGGCTATCAAAGCAAGtcctgttaaaattttaaacagaacaaatagttatcttatttctaatagaaaTAAGCACTTATGCAAGCTACCATCAGAGCTTCAGTAACACTTATGTCCCATACAATTTGTCTTGTCATTACAGATTGACAAGCAGGTAGAAAAAGGTGAATatggtacatgtacaaaaaagGCAAAGCCGTTATAAAGTCATTCAATATgctaaaaaatacaaacattttccTTAAAATATCTTCTCTAAACCCACCTGAATAAACCATGAGCTCTAAGGCCGTCCATAAGTTGTTTTAATTCTCTGTGACGAGGATAATAATCCACAATATTTGGATCTAAATGTGCCGGCTTTccagaaaatatttttaccaCTCTCATAGATTTCGTATCTGTCGGTCTAGCAACCTCTCCAAATATTCTGGCAGAGAGCCTTGCCATACGCTGGGCATACTTG includes these proteins:
- the LOC123528866 gene encoding 28S ribosomal protein S33, mitochondrial-like; amino-acid sequence: MSSSKYAQRMARLSARIFGEVARPTDTKSMRVVKIFSGKPAHLDPNIVDYYPRHRELKQLMDGLRAHGLFRDEHEDFKDEMRKRREARGKKRICALSSPGGKRRAKENKK